The following are encoded in a window of Cucurbita pepo subsp. pepo cultivar mu-cu-16 chromosome LG12, ASM280686v2, whole genome shotgun sequence genomic DNA:
- the LOC111806870 gene encoding uncharacterized protein LOC111806870 isoform X2 — translation MIREILKFKDDVINYLEVMENNSDIDRNETLGEFIKSRGYSELFQEAYLVPMCGSIWSCSSEGVLSFSAFSVLSFCRNHHLLQLFGRPQWLTVKCRSHSYVKKVQEVLESRGCQIRTSCEVKSISTMDEGCNVSYGDDSQEMFDACIIATHAPDTLRILGSQATSEEVRVLGAFQYAYSDIYLHRDKTLMPQNPAAWSAWNFLGNTDKRVCLTYWLNVLQNLGETGPPFLVTLNPDKEPENILLKWSTGHPIPSVAASKASTELDTIQGKRRIWFCGAYQGYGFHEDGLKAGVMAAHNMLGNSFTLLSNPKHMVPSLADTGARLFVTRFLGQYITSGSLTLMEEGGTIFTFEGTDKKCLPKVALKVHSPQFYWKIATRADLGLADAYINGDFSFVDKDEGLLNFFLILIASRDTNSSIAKLKKNRGWWTPPLFTACISSAKYFFQHASRQNTLTQARRNISRHYDLSNELFSLFLDDTMTYSCAIFKGEDEDLKVAQMRKISLLIEKARINKHHHILEIGCGWGSLAIEVVKRTGCRYTGITLSEEQLKYAEKRVKNANLQDRIRFLLCDYRKLPSTEKYDRIISCEMIEAVGHEFMEDFFGSCETVLAENGLFVIQFISIPDERYDEYRLSSDFIKEYIFPGGCLPSLSRLTTAMATASRLCVEHLENIGIHYHQTLRCWRKNFFENKSKILQLGFDERFIRTWEYYFDYCAAGFKSRTLGNYQIVYSRPGNVAAFSNPYEGNPAH, via the exons ATGATTCGGGAAATACTCAAGTTTAAGGACGATGTTATCAA TTATCTTGAAGTTATGGAGAATAATTCAGATATTGATCGAAATGAGACGTTGGGAGAGTTCATCAAGTCAAGGGGCTACTCCGAATTGTTTCAAGAGGCTTATCTT GTTCCAATGTGTGGTTCGATTTGGTCTTGTTCTTCCGAGGGAGTTCTCAGTTTTTCAGCTTTCTCTGTCCTTTCCTTTTGTCGAAATCATCACCTACTTCAG TTGTTTGGTCGTCCACAATGGCTTACTGTCAAATGCCGTTCTCATTCTTATGTGAAGAAG GTACAAGAAGTACTAGAGAGTCGAGGCTGTCAGATAAGAACTTCTTGTGAAGTTAAGTCTATATCAACAATGGATGAAG GGTGTAATGTAAGCTATGGAGATGATTCACAGGAAATGTTTGATGCTTGCATAATAGCGACCCATGCTCCTGATACTTTAAGAATATTAGGAAGTCAAGCAACCTCGGAAGAAGTCAGAGTACTTGGTGCTTTCCAATATGCCTACAg TGATATTTATCTCCATCGTGACAAAACTTTAATGCCCCAAAACCCAGCAGCATGGAGCGCATGGAACTTTCTTGGAAATACAGATAAGAGAGTATGTTTGACATATTGGCTCAATGTACTTCAG AATCTTGGTGAAACTGGTCCTCCTTTTCTCGTGACTCTTAATCCAGATAAAGAGCCAGAGAATATCTTGCTTAAGTGGTCAACTGGTCACCCAATCCCATCTGTAGCTGCATCAAAAGCTTCAACTGAGCTTGATACTATtcaaggaaagagaagaatttGGTTTTGTGGAGCATATCAAG GTTATGGCTTCCACGAGGATGGGTTAAAG GCTGGTGTTATGGCAGCACATAATATGTTGGGAAATAGTTTCACTCTTTTAAGCAACCCAAAACACATGGTGCCTTCGCTAGCAGATACAGGGGCACGCTTGTTTGTAACTAGATTTCTTGGGCAATATATAACTTCAGGATCATTAAC CTTAATGGAAGAAGGGGGCACAATATTTACCTTTGAGGGAACAGATAAAAAATGCCTTCCAAAAGTTGCTTTGAAAGTTCACAGTCCCCAATTTTATTGGAAG ATTGCGACACGAGCTGACTTGGGCCTCGCGGATGCATATATCAATGGagacttttcttttgttgataAAGATGAAGgtcttctaaattttttcttg ATTCTCATTGCTAGCAGAGATACAAATTCTTCAATTGCAAAACTAAAGAAGAACAG GGGATGGTGGACACCGCCGCTATTTACTGCTTGTATTTCATCTGCAAAGTATTTTTTTCAGCATGCTTCAAGGCAAAACACTCTTACACAAGCTCGTAGGAACATCTCCCGTCATTATGACCTG AGCAATGAACTTTTTTCTCTATTCTTGGATGACACAATGACATACTCATGTGCCATCTTTAAG ggagaggatgaagatttgaaggttgCACAAATGAGAAAAATCTCTCTTCTCATTGAAAAG GCAAGAATCAATAAACACCATCACATATTGGAAATCGGGTGCGGTTGGGGTAGCTTAGCGATCGAAGTTGTCAAGCGAACTGGATGTCGTTATACTGGTATTACTTTATCTGAGGAACAACTAAAATATGCTGAGAAGAGAGTTAAAAATGCCAACCTTCAG GATCGCATTCGGTTTCTTCTTTGTGACTATCGAAAATTGCCCAGTACGGAAAAATATGACAGGATCATATCATG TGAGATGATAGAGGCTGTTGGCCATGAATTCATGGAAGACTTTTTTGGTTCATGTGAAACAGTATTAGCAGAAAATGGCCTTTTTGTTATACAG TTCATATCGATACCCGATGAACGTTACGATGAATACCGACTAAGTTCAGACttcataaaagaatatatatttccaGGAGGATGCCTACCATCACTAAGTAGATTAACAACAGCCATGGCTACTGCATCAAGACTCTG TGTGGAACATTTGGAGAACATTGGGATTCATTACCATCAAACTTTGAGGTGTTGGAGAAAGAATTTCTTTGAGAATAAGAg cAAAATTCTTCAACTTGGTTTTGATGAGAGGTTCATACGGACTTGGGAATACTATTTTGACTACTGCGCTGCTGGTTTTAAATCTCGCACCCTTGGCAATTACCAG ATTGTATATTCAAGGCCTGGTAATGTAGCAGCATTCAGCAATCCATACGAAGGTAACCCAGCAcattaa
- the LOC111806870 gene encoding uncharacterized protein LOC111806870 isoform X1 — MKVAVVGAGISGLVSAFVLAKAGVEAVLFEKEDYLGGHSKTVHFDGLDLDLGFMVFNRVTYPNMMEFFENLGVEMEVSDMSFSVSLDKGRGYEWGSRNGVSGLFAQKKNILNLYFWQMIREILKFKDDVINYLEVMENNSDIDRNETLGEFIKSRGYSELFQEAYLVPMCGSIWSCSSEGVLSFSAFSVLSFCRNHHLLQLFGRPQWLTVKCRSHSYVKKVQEVLESRGCQIRTSCEVKSISTMDEGCNVSYGDDSQEMFDACIIATHAPDTLRILGSQATSEEVRVLGAFQYAYSDIYLHRDKTLMPQNPAAWSAWNFLGNTDKRVCLTYWLNVLQNLGETGPPFLVTLNPDKEPENILLKWSTGHPIPSVAASKASTELDTIQGKRRIWFCGAYQGYGFHEDGLKAGVMAAHNMLGNSFTLLSNPKHMVPSLADTGARLFVTRFLGQYITSGSLTLMEEGGTIFTFEGTDKKCLPKVALKVHSPQFYWKIATRADLGLADAYINGDFSFVDKDEGLLNFFLILIASRDTNSSIAKLKKNRGWWTPPLFTACISSAKYFFQHASRQNTLTQARRNISRHYDLSNELFSLFLDDTMTYSCAIFKGEDEDLKVAQMRKISLLIEKARINKHHHILEIGCGWGSLAIEVVKRTGCRYTGITLSEEQLKYAEKRVKNANLQDRIRFLLCDYRKLPSTEKYDRIISCEMIEAVGHEFMEDFFGSCETVLAENGLFVIQFISIPDERYDEYRLSSDFIKEYIFPGGCLPSLSRLTTAMATASRLCVEHLENIGIHYHQTLRCWRKNFFENKSKILQLGFDERFIRTWEYYFDYCAAGFKSRTLGNYQIVYSRPGNVAAFSNPYEGNPAH; from the exons GTGGAAATGGAAGTCTCAGATATGTCTTTCTCAGTCAGCTTAGACAAAGGACGAGGCTATGAATGGGGAAGTCGAAATGGTGTTTCAGGTCTATTTGCACAGAAGAAGAACATTCTTAATCTATATTTCTGGCAAATGATTCGGGAAATACTCAAGTTTAAGGACGATGTTATCAA TTATCTTGAAGTTATGGAGAATAATTCAGATATTGATCGAAATGAGACGTTGGGAGAGTTCATCAAGTCAAGGGGCTACTCCGAATTGTTTCAAGAGGCTTATCTT GTTCCAATGTGTGGTTCGATTTGGTCTTGTTCTTCCGAGGGAGTTCTCAGTTTTTCAGCTTTCTCTGTCCTTTCCTTTTGTCGAAATCATCACCTACTTCAG TTGTTTGGTCGTCCACAATGGCTTACTGTCAAATGCCGTTCTCATTCTTATGTGAAGAAG GTACAAGAAGTACTAGAGAGTCGAGGCTGTCAGATAAGAACTTCTTGTGAAGTTAAGTCTATATCAACAATGGATGAAG GGTGTAATGTAAGCTATGGAGATGATTCACAGGAAATGTTTGATGCTTGCATAATAGCGACCCATGCTCCTGATACTTTAAGAATATTAGGAAGTCAAGCAACCTCGGAAGAAGTCAGAGTACTTGGTGCTTTCCAATATGCCTACAg TGATATTTATCTCCATCGTGACAAAACTTTAATGCCCCAAAACCCAGCAGCATGGAGCGCATGGAACTTTCTTGGAAATACAGATAAGAGAGTATGTTTGACATATTGGCTCAATGTACTTCAG AATCTTGGTGAAACTGGTCCTCCTTTTCTCGTGACTCTTAATCCAGATAAAGAGCCAGAGAATATCTTGCTTAAGTGGTCAACTGGTCACCCAATCCCATCTGTAGCTGCATCAAAAGCTTCAACTGAGCTTGATACTATtcaaggaaagagaagaatttGGTTTTGTGGAGCATATCAAG GTTATGGCTTCCACGAGGATGGGTTAAAG GCTGGTGTTATGGCAGCACATAATATGTTGGGAAATAGTTTCACTCTTTTAAGCAACCCAAAACACATGGTGCCTTCGCTAGCAGATACAGGGGCACGCTTGTTTGTAACTAGATTTCTTGGGCAATATATAACTTCAGGATCATTAAC CTTAATGGAAGAAGGGGGCACAATATTTACCTTTGAGGGAACAGATAAAAAATGCCTTCCAAAAGTTGCTTTGAAAGTTCACAGTCCCCAATTTTATTGGAAG ATTGCGACACGAGCTGACTTGGGCCTCGCGGATGCATATATCAATGGagacttttcttttgttgataAAGATGAAGgtcttctaaattttttcttg ATTCTCATTGCTAGCAGAGATACAAATTCTTCAATTGCAAAACTAAAGAAGAACAG GGGATGGTGGACACCGCCGCTATTTACTGCTTGTATTTCATCTGCAAAGTATTTTTTTCAGCATGCTTCAAGGCAAAACACTCTTACACAAGCTCGTAGGAACATCTCCCGTCATTATGACCTG AGCAATGAACTTTTTTCTCTATTCTTGGATGACACAATGACATACTCATGTGCCATCTTTAAG ggagaggatgaagatttgaaggttgCACAAATGAGAAAAATCTCTCTTCTCATTGAAAAG GCAAGAATCAATAAACACCATCACATATTGGAAATCGGGTGCGGTTGGGGTAGCTTAGCGATCGAAGTTGTCAAGCGAACTGGATGTCGTTATACTGGTATTACTTTATCTGAGGAACAACTAAAATATGCTGAGAAGAGAGTTAAAAATGCCAACCTTCAG GATCGCATTCGGTTTCTTCTTTGTGACTATCGAAAATTGCCCAGTACGGAAAAATATGACAGGATCATATCATG TGAGATGATAGAGGCTGTTGGCCATGAATTCATGGAAGACTTTTTTGGTTCATGTGAAACAGTATTAGCAGAAAATGGCCTTTTTGTTATACAG TTCATATCGATACCCGATGAACGTTACGATGAATACCGACTAAGTTCAGACttcataaaagaatatatatttccaGGAGGATGCCTACCATCACTAAGTAGATTAACAACAGCCATGGCTACTGCATCAAGACTCTG TGTGGAACATTTGGAGAACATTGGGATTCATTACCATCAAACTTTGAGGTGTTGGAGAAAGAATTTCTTTGAGAATAAGAg cAAAATTCTTCAACTTGGTTTTGATGAGAGGTTCATACGGACTTGGGAATACTATTTTGACTACTGCGCTGCTGGTTTTAAATCTCGCACCCTTGGCAATTACCAG ATTGTATATTCAAGGCCTGGTAATGTAGCAGCATTCAGCAATCCATACGAAGGTAACCCAGCAcattaa
- the LOC111806870 gene encoding uncharacterized protein LOC111806870 isoform X3: MPTAWSAWNFLGNTDKRVCLTYWLNVLQNLGETGPPFLVTLNPDKEPENILLKWSTGHPIPSVAASKASTELDTIQGKRRIWFCGAYQGYGFHEDGLKAGVMAAHNMLGNSFTLLSNPKHMVPSLADTGARLFVTRFLGQYITSGSLTLMEEGGTIFTFEGTDKKCLPKVALKVHSPQFYWKIATRADLGLADAYINGDFSFVDKDEGLLNFFLILIASRDTNSSIAKLKKNRGWWTPPLFTACISSAKYFFQHASRQNTLTQARRNISRHYDLSNELFSLFLDDTMTYSCAIFKGEDEDLKVAQMRKISLLIEKARINKHHHILEIGCGWGSLAIEVVKRTGCRYTGITLSEEQLKYAEKRVKNANLQDRIRFLLCDYRKLPSTEKYDRIISCEMIEAVGHEFMEDFFGSCETVLAENGLFVIQFISIPDERYDEYRLSSDFIKEYIFPGGCLPSLSRLTTAMATASRLCVEHLENIGIHYHQTLRCWRKNFFENKSKILQLGFDERFIRTWEYYFDYCAAGFKSRTLGNYQIVYSRPGNVAAFSNPYEGNPAH; the protein is encoded by the exons ATGCCTACAg CATGGAGCGCATGGAACTTTCTTGGAAATACAGATAAGAGAGTATGTTTGACATATTGGCTCAATGTACTTCAG AATCTTGGTGAAACTGGTCCTCCTTTTCTCGTGACTCTTAATCCAGATAAAGAGCCAGAGAATATCTTGCTTAAGTGGTCAACTGGTCACCCAATCCCATCTGTAGCTGCATCAAAAGCTTCAACTGAGCTTGATACTATtcaaggaaagagaagaatttGGTTTTGTGGAGCATATCAAG GTTATGGCTTCCACGAGGATGGGTTAAAG GCTGGTGTTATGGCAGCACATAATATGTTGGGAAATAGTTTCACTCTTTTAAGCAACCCAAAACACATGGTGCCTTCGCTAGCAGATACAGGGGCACGCTTGTTTGTAACTAGATTTCTTGGGCAATATATAACTTCAGGATCATTAAC CTTAATGGAAGAAGGGGGCACAATATTTACCTTTGAGGGAACAGATAAAAAATGCCTTCCAAAAGTTGCTTTGAAAGTTCACAGTCCCCAATTTTATTGGAAG ATTGCGACACGAGCTGACTTGGGCCTCGCGGATGCATATATCAATGGagacttttcttttgttgataAAGATGAAGgtcttctaaattttttcttg ATTCTCATTGCTAGCAGAGATACAAATTCTTCAATTGCAAAACTAAAGAAGAACAG GGGATGGTGGACACCGCCGCTATTTACTGCTTGTATTTCATCTGCAAAGTATTTTTTTCAGCATGCTTCAAGGCAAAACACTCTTACACAAGCTCGTAGGAACATCTCCCGTCATTATGACCTG AGCAATGAACTTTTTTCTCTATTCTTGGATGACACAATGACATACTCATGTGCCATCTTTAAG ggagaggatgaagatttgaaggttgCACAAATGAGAAAAATCTCTCTTCTCATTGAAAAG GCAAGAATCAATAAACACCATCACATATTGGAAATCGGGTGCGGTTGGGGTAGCTTAGCGATCGAAGTTGTCAAGCGAACTGGATGTCGTTATACTGGTATTACTTTATCTGAGGAACAACTAAAATATGCTGAGAAGAGAGTTAAAAATGCCAACCTTCAG GATCGCATTCGGTTTCTTCTTTGTGACTATCGAAAATTGCCCAGTACGGAAAAATATGACAGGATCATATCATG TGAGATGATAGAGGCTGTTGGCCATGAATTCATGGAAGACTTTTTTGGTTCATGTGAAACAGTATTAGCAGAAAATGGCCTTTTTGTTATACAG TTCATATCGATACCCGATGAACGTTACGATGAATACCGACTAAGTTCAGACttcataaaagaatatatatttccaGGAGGATGCCTACCATCACTAAGTAGATTAACAACAGCCATGGCTACTGCATCAAGACTCTG TGTGGAACATTTGGAGAACATTGGGATTCATTACCATCAAACTTTGAGGTGTTGGAGAAAGAATTTCTTTGAGAATAAGAg cAAAATTCTTCAACTTGGTTTTGATGAGAGGTTCATACGGACTTGGGAATACTATTTTGACTACTGCGCTGCTGGTTTTAAATCTCGCACCCTTGGCAATTACCAG ATTGTATATTCAAGGCCTGGTAATGTAGCAGCATTCAGCAATCCATACGAAGGTAACCCAGCAcattaa